TTGACACAGGAAATCATGTAATCACAGTAAATTTTGACATGTTAAATGATTAGAAGTGTCACAAATTTCTAAATTACATTATTGAGAGGAACAGTAGAGAACTTGGTGTTAGAATGTCTTTTAGCTGAATCAGATAGAAGGCTTTTAATACAGCAATAGCAACAAGTTGACAACAATGTTGAAAAACAACGATGCTTCTACTTAAAGGAAACCAATCCATTTTAATCCAACTTGCCCTTTGTACCGTGGGAGTTTCATCTCTCATCAACAGCCATAGAGttatttcaatttaaaaatCTTTATCTTTCACACTAGCAACTTTTTGCTTCTTAATTTGGTTCGTATAATATTTAGCAAATTTTAGTATATTAGGAACAAGAAACATGgtttaattatatgatttcaTAACACAGCAATCAATAATAGTATTTTGCTTCAAACGGTTGTGATCATTTGGCATCTTGATTCCTGTTCTGCAATTCATTCAAATTTCACCCCCCTCCAGTCACTTCTAAAATAATAggttttgtttttccttttcctttttctttttagttgaAGACTCTCTTGATTTCTGTTGCTACAAGCTTGACCATTCTGGCAATCTACAGGAATCTGAGTGGCTTAGAGTAACTCTTCACAATTGGTTGGATGATGAGTACTGCCCGGAGGCTACCAACATTGAAATTAGCAAGGTTGCAGCTCAATCATACTATGAATCTTTGGTTGGGAAACAGGCTGACTTGGGTGAGGTACTGTTGAAGATGGCAGGAGATTTGCAATCTATTTCCTATCAAGAAAGCTTTCACGGTGCATTCTCATCAGCAAACGCAGCAGTCCATCTAATTGCCTCACGGATAGAGCAGAAGTAAATGTTTCATCATGGCggcgaaatttttttttcacctgTGTCAACCTTCTCATCAACAAAAGTTTATGCTTCTTGTTTATAGAAGTTTTGTTATTTGACATGCTTTGTGGTAAAACATAGAAGAATGTTACAGAATGAAATACTTGCTCTCAGGAGTCATTGACAGTTACTAAACATGTCTATGTAAAAATGTGACATTAATTTCTAATTGCATTTTTTCCTGATGTGTGGCTCTCTTCTCCTTATGTAAATTGTACCTTGTAGTGTTGGAATTCCACACAAGGAAGCAATTGTTGGTTGCTTTGATGAATTCCATCCCCTTGGTTAGGTTTTTGGAACCTAGTCATCTAGTTTTTATCTTATAATTGCAtgggtatttttatttttcatgagtATTCTTTTTTGAcggcatcttgttgtcaccaagtaggtgaattaagaagttgtaatcttacttttttactcattctcttattcccaaaagttatttaatgtaggggtaattttatcatttcacatggacTGACAGCTTTTGAAAATAACATACTGATAaatcactttcaacttattttgaaaatccatttttactCATGACAAAAATAACGTTTGGGAATAAGAGAAAGGGttaaaaaaagtaaggttactaCAATCTTCTTGTAACCAATTTTGGTTACTACAAGATttgcccttcttttttagcAGTCGCATGACCTATCATATTGAACTATCCCTAGTTCCCTACTCCTTCAAACTAATTGCAGGATAATGGGCATACCATTTTTTAAATACTTGTATGTAATCTCAAAATTGAACCGGAAAGAAAATGGCATTAGACCGATAATAACCCAATAAGAGAAAACTGTTAAAACCTAGACCGAACTAGACGGGATCAAACTCCagcttaatggtttggtttcagttttgcCCAATTCTAAACGAAACCAGACCAAATCGACCGATTGATGCCCTTACGTGCCACGCTTTCTCATTCATCTATTAGAGTTGTTAAAACTATTATAAGAAGGCCTAGTGATGGGAAACTGATTGGTTATGATACAAATTGTGAAGCTTTTGTTAGACCAATGGaggattagggatgtaaacggatcaaatttgaatcaaatataACATTATTTgtatccgcatctgattagctttcaAAAGGATACCATTAGTTTTCGGAAAACGGTTTTTCAAATGTAGATTCTCCTAAATTGATACGAATATGAATCAAATACGGATTTTCAACCATCAATTTGCATTCTTACTGGAGAGTGGAGTCGAGACTCGAGAGTCGGTCTCACTGTCTGTGCTGAGTGACAAagaattggagaagaaaaaaatggggaAAGGTGAAGTGTTGAATCCACTATCCCATGAAGTGTCATATTTAAAATTACCTCAAGGGGTATTCTTGTTCACAATATGCAATTGTATAGCGAGGTCCCAATACTGAACAACATGCCTATTCCTAGGAGTATCCAAGCAAAGATCCAACACGAAGATCAAGCTTGCCCCAAACTTCAAAGGCTATAGTATTTTAAATCTGATGGAAACTTCTAGATTTCttggtccatctcctaaggttcctttCCATTCAAATGTGATAGATTATGGGACTTGCCTCTTTCATAAACTGGTTTCTCTGGATCGTCAgaaacaatttaattttcaAAGGAAGAAATGGTCTCCTATCAAAGTAATCTCAACGGCCCAATGTGACCTCGCTGAATTTCTAGTAGCTAAAGCAATTCAGGATTTCCACTAATCAAGTTGATTGCAGCCCTCCCAGATTAGTTGAGAATATGCTCTGGGGTTGTCCTCCTCCTCAAGTCTTCAAATTAAATTCTGATGCGGCTCACCTACCTGATTCAATGGAAGGAGGTATTGATTTTTTGGTTCACAATCATACAGGTGCCTGGAAGTTCGCTTATTAGGACCATGCCAATTCTCAAATATTCTTCTTGGTGAAGCTCTCGTGGTCAGGACTAGACTGCTCCATTGCATATCAGAGGGCATAAATAGAGTGTGGGTGGAATCTAACAGTAAAGAATTGGTCGATGTCATTATCTTTTCATCAAGGCATGTCCCTTCAGACTTAGCACTTATTATTCACGACATCCATCATTTATCACCCTTATTCCTAGAGTGTTCCATTCAATATGTTCCCAGGGAGATTAACAGTGTGACTGACTCCCTAACCCTGAAGGCCCTATCGATTCCGTGTAAGATAGAGTAGCTATTTCCTCTCCTTGACTTTAGGAGTTGTGTTCCTTGGATGCCTTGGCTTTGTCATGgcctaatctttttttttttggtaatcaagGATTTTACTGATCATAAGAGTGTGAAATAGCCAAGGCGTCCAGATCACAAAGTTCCTGTAGCCAAGGAGATGAATGTGGCCAATTTGTCGTACACGCTACCGACAAGGCCTTCCGAGCTAGAGAGTCGGCAACACAGTTGTTCTCTCTAGGAATAAAAGCAAAAGTACATGACTCAAAACAAGAAGCTAAGTACTAGATGTCGTGGATGAGTGGGAGCAAGTCCAGGGGGCTGTCTTTGGTGCAATCAGATAAGAGAGTGGCAAGCTCATTACAATCTGTATCCACCTCTAGCAAGTCAACACACTCTCCCACAACAACTAGCATAGCAGATTTGATTGTGAGGGCTTCACCTTGTAGGACCGATGAGAAGGATGACGGCTCTAAACGAGCAGCAATGCAGATGCCCATATGGTTCTAGATCAGAAAGCCCAACCCCCCTTTATTGGTATTAAGCACATGGGAGGCATCACAATTAGCTTTAAAGGCACCATGAGCAAGGGGTGTCCAGGAACAGGGATGGGGAGGAGAAATTTGGGTAGTGGGTGCTAGGGTGCTCAAACAATTAGGGAGAGTTCTTGCCTCGAAGAACTCAGTGTTAGCTTCCCAAGCAGCCCTATTCACATCCATCGGATTCCAGATTTTGTTGTTAAAGATCAAGTCATTTCTGGCCATCCAGATGAATCAGCAGGTGAAAGCTAATAATCCTTGGGTTCTTCTATTCTCCTCCTTGCTGCCCTCTAGAATACTGTCCCAACTTCGAACCCATTGAACAAAGGAAATATCCTGACCATTAGGGGCAATATAGGAGAAAGGGCTCGCAAACCACACTGCTCGCGCGAAATCACATCCCAGAAATATGTGGTCATTTGATTCAACCGGAGTGCTACATCTTGGACACATCAGCTCAATCGGGATCTTCCTAAGATGGAGGGCTTCCCCTGAGGCAAGGCCTTGGGCGCAAATCCTCCATAGCAGGTTCTTCACCTTGGGAATCGTATGGCAATCCCAAATTCTTTTCCACACGCTGTCTGGCACTAGAGACCATCTTGGTTGGTGGGAGGTGGATGCTTTCCTCTTGGTGTTTTACACCTTAATATTGGAAAGGAggttgtagacactgaattttgccaccccccaGCAATGATGACAACTGGACACGGatagacatcggtatctctcttaAGAGGGACTCTTGCCCCTACATTTGAGCCAAATCACCCTGACATCCctaaaaatgacttataagaacCTTTTACCAAAGGctaaaggaggtactgctcaccttccccaaccacGGCGGTCTTGCTAGCCGGTTAGTGGGCCGTGAGTGTCTAGGGGGGCAGGCAGGCCCCCGCGGGAGGTGTAAGGGGGCGGAGCCCCCCGATAGAAAAGTTTATGGAGAGTCAAAGGGAggaaaaaacccagaaaaaaagCCTAATAGGCCCAAACTAGTCCAGAAAAGTCTAAAAATGCCTGGTGATGTCATGCCCAGAGCACGACACCGTGGTGATGGCATTCCATGGCGCCGTGCTCTGAGCCGTGGAAAAGGACAGACGTCACCAAAGTTACgtcatccacggcgccgtggaaaaccCTTCCACGGCACCGTGATTCCTAGGTCCACtcactataaataggagggtccccctcccccagAAAAGGGGGAAGGAGGGAAGGAGACCCTCCCCAGCTCCGTTTTAAAGCATTCTTAGCTCcccttttcccatttttttgtcCCTTTCTAGTGTAGGGAATCGGACTGCGATAGCGATGGGTAGATCCGTCGATTAACCCGCTTAACGAGCGATCCCTATCATCCCCAGGTTAAGCCGTTACTCCATCTGCATACGGGTAACAAAAAACACCTTTCCTAGCCGTTATtttgtctgtatacagataatgAAGAATCTCTTATATAATAGTCGCTCTGTCCGAAGTCTGAGTAACAAAActcatctcatatagtccttactctgtctgGAAAGAGAGAAGCAAGTCAatcatccgtctccacctgagccgtgggacatcgtatatttcgtatttggtacattttgcatttatttcttttatttcttgacaggtatatgtcactttcctttttattattttggcataatgtagacaattaaattAACtcgctttagtgtacatagtaaatgatttttctttctttgtcatgattagtgcatcataatttagccttgcatgttagtataagatatattatatTAAGGGGGAGTATTCGAAaataagcatctagtagaaagaccggtttacccgggcgaggtgggtgcctaacaccttcctactctcgtaacctgactaattaccctgaatctctgatcaagccatatggaatcacgtagccctttccgctaatcccggatggggctacacccactgggttctaggccctaatcctaggtggcgattcCATTTTTAATGAAGcgtgatcccaatccccatgatgatgtatCAGAATGATACGTCGTTATTCATCAAAGGCTAATCCTTGTCTctataaggctgaggaaccttCGCCCCGAGGACCGTGGTACTTACAGAGGTGATACGCTGAGCGCACAGAGAAATGACTTGTCCTAGAGGCCCCCCATTTCAACACATCTGGACCCGGAAACAGGGCCAGTGAAATACGACTAATGGCTTTGGCTTCGTCGCTCGTGAACAAGGTAATCAGCAAATCTTGCTTCCACATTCAATTTTCATCAATAAGATCGGCTACCCTCTCCACAGAACAGTCCACAGGCTTTGGCGTGTGCACTTTGAAACCCTCTAAACCTAGAACCCACTTTTCCTCCCAAATGTGGACTGAAACCCCGGTTCCAATCTGCCAAAAGAGGCCCTCAACAAGgcacttcctcccttccaaaATACTTCTTCACACCCACGAGGGTTGGCCGTCCAGTGAGGCGTCAAGAAAACTTAAGTTTGGGTAGCAGATACTCTTAATGAAATCATCCCACATCGAGTCATGTTGATTTCATAACCTCCACGCCACCTTTGCCAAAAGAGCCATATTGTGAAGCTTAGAGTCTCTCATACCCAGGCCTCCTTTCAGCTTGGATCTACACAGTCGCTCCCAAGCAATCCAGTGAACCTTTTTAGCAATAACCGATCTACCCTAATTGAAAGTAGAGGCCATTCTTCTTAGCTCGTGATGGATCGAAACAGGTATCTTGAAGTGGGACCCAATAAAATTGTGCATTGACATGGCCACCGACTTAAGCAAGACCTCTCGCCCGGTAGGAGAGAGAAGCTGATGCTTCCAGCTTTGAAGACGGGTTGCGACCTTGGCATTCAGATATTTAAAAACCTGATACTTGGAAACACCAAAATGAGAGGGAAGACCAAGGTACCGAGACCGGCCATTACCATACGGTACTTGCAATATCCGGGAGAACCACCGCTTGAATTTTGAAGGTGTGTTTGGGCTAAATGACAAGGAGGATTTCTTCAGATTTATCGCTTGCCCGCTCGCACCACAATATAGGTCAAGGCATGCCTTCAGGTTATAAATCCCATTCAGCTTCACTTTCGAGAAAACGAGACAGTCATCTACAAACAAAAGGTGCAAGATCGAAGGGCCACGGTTGCACACCTTGATTCCCTGAATGAGATTTCCTTGCTCGGCTTTCTCAATGACTGACGAAAAAAGCATGGGAACAAAGAATGAAGATATATGGGGATAATGGGTCTCCCTGCCGAATACCTCTAGATGGGATAAATGAGCCATGAATGGAGCCATTCACAAGTAAACTATAGGAAGCCGATCGAATGCAAGCCATGACAAGATCAACCCATTTTGGATGAAAGCCCAACTTCCGCAGCATACTTTCTATGAACTTCCAGTTCAAGTGGCCATATGCCTTCTTCATATCAAGTTTCAGGGCTAAAAAAcgctttcttcctttcttctgcTTGTTGATGTAATGGAATAATTCATGATAAAAATATTATCCAAAATTAGACGCGACAGAACAAAGGCAGACTGGTTTGGAGATAATCTGAACTCCTTGAATCTTGGCTACAAGTATCTTTGTGATTATTTTAAAAACCACCCCACAAAGACTAATTAGCCGGAATTGTTCAGCATATTCTAGATTTGTAGTTTTGGGAATCAAGCATATCAGGGACCGGTTCATCTCCTTGGGCATTATACCTATTCTGAAAAAATTAGTCACAAAATGAAGAATATCATTGTTAATCAAATCCCAAAACCGTTGGAAAAAAATCAGAGGAAGCCCATCAGGTCCCGGCGACTTCATGGGGCCCATTGAAAATAACACCTTGCGAATCTCTTCAAGCGAAGGAGCATCAGCCAGCCCTTCATTCAGATCCATGGGAACCATAGGATTAATCGAGTCAATGACATACTGACACGCACTAGGATCGGTGTCTTCCACTGTGAAGATATCTTTAAAATGCTCCTGCAATATCTGGTGGACCTCCTTTTCACCACACGACCAATTACCTTCCCCATCTTTTAACTTTAGAATCTTGTTTCGGTTCCTTCTTTGGATGGTAGACATATGGAAAACACTTGTATTCCGGTCACCTTCTCTGAGCTAGTCCACACGAGATTTCTATAACCACATGACTTCTTCTTTGGCCATCTCCTTCGCCAGATGCTCAAAAATCATATTTACCTTCTCTTGAGAATACGCTGGAGCCGGAAGGCTCGGGTGATACTCTAACTCCTCCTGAAGCCTCCGGATATTAGTTTGAATATTGCCAAAGACATCGGCATTCCAGCACTTGAACACCTCCTTACAGTTCTCCATTCTTTTCCAAAGTTGAGTGTGATTCTCTCCTACTAACGGAATGTGCCATGCTTGGTTTGCCACACTCATGCATTGCGGGTGTCGCAGCCACATGGCTTCGAATCGAAAAGGTTTCGAGCCACGAATCCTTCCACCCTCAGTATCAACAAGGAGGGGGTTATGGTCCGACCCAATGGCCGGTTTGACAAATACTTTAGCCTCTGTGAATCTCCTCCTCCAAGCAATATTAGCCAAGGCCCTGTTtaatcggatccggatattcgCACTACCAACACGACGGTTACTCCAAGTGTAGGTTGGCCCTTTAGCTCCAATATCCATGAGATTGCAACTATCAATCATTCCCTAGAACTTAACCGAATCATTATTGGCCCTAACATTGCCTCTTATCTTCTCATGTCACCCTAAGTAGGAGTTGAAATCACCCAGACAAATCCAGTCATCTCCCCTCTTACCCCCAATTTGAATTATTTGTCTATTGGCCCTTATTGGATCCCCATATACAAACGTGACAAATAGAGGGGTCCCCTAGTTTACTGATAGCGAGACATCCACCAACCTGTTATTAGATTGAAGCACTCTCAAATCCACATTAGAATGCCATAGGATCGTAAGGCCTCCCCCTGTTCCAGTTGGATGAACAGTAAAAAGAGACGTTCCTTCAACTTCCTGCACACCCTGGTCATCTTTTGTTGAGTGCATCAAGTTTCCATAAGGAAGAAAATATCTGGCCGTTCACGTTTGGAGAGATTCATAAGGGTTCGGATTGTCAAGGGTCTCCCTAGCCCTTAACATTTCCAGCTCAAAAGTTTCATAATAACCCATGGGGCTGATTTCCCCAACCACCATAG
The sequence above is a segment of the Telopea speciosissima isolate NSW1024214 ecotype Mountain lineage chromosome 7, Tspe_v1, whole genome shotgun sequence genome. Coding sequences within it:
- the LOC122668425 gene encoding uncharacterized protein LOC122668425 — translated: MIDSCNLMDIGAKGPTYTWSNRRVGSANIRIRLNRALANIAWRRRFTEAKVFVKPAIGSDHNPLLVDTEGGRIRGSKPFRFEAMWLRHPQCMSVANQAWHIPLVGENHTQLWKRMENCKEVFKCWNADVFGNIQTNIRRLQEELEYHPSLPAPAYSQEKVNMIFEHLAKEMAKEEVMWL